A single window of Eucalyptus grandis isolate ANBG69807.140 chromosome 1, ASM1654582v1, whole genome shotgun sequence DNA harbors:
- the LOC104436221 gene encoding probable membrane-associated kinase regulator 3 has translation MARDQEQPSCSHAHGLEEEDEEDYIDMEVNMGMSTSSSSISPNSFSYSISATSPPPQARDFEFQMPSSTSCPADELFYKGKLLPLHLPPRLQMVQTLIQGQDPCEEKFPILPSSASAPSTRTSTPLGSCNISPAQSCRVSCELSPSDVDDDDDSFFFEWSNEVRGFINHEHPKKRNPGNWSKKLKQIRQSSLCQRIRTSSRAFLRSLFSKSGCSDESSAKASVVACNAETEKLGRERELCSKYMRVENKKKKKKSNLFGENCINDGFKMKLASAIMKDIEGEYAESNGFIHRKSFSGAIQRHPGTKCTSSSSSSSSSSSSSSSSSFSFNLNGVNEFQLLKRSSSANSELESWIEGAIAHCKQSQHTFV, from the coding sequence ATGGCCAGAGATCAAGAACAGCCATCATGTAGCCATGCACATggtttggaggaagaagatgaagaagactaCATAGACATGGAGGTGAACATGGGGATGAGCACTTCATCTTCCTCAATCAGCCCAAACTCATTCTCCTACAGTATCTCTGCTACTTCACCTCCACCCCAAGCCAGAGATTTTGAGTTCCAAATGCCCTCATCTACTTCTTGCCCAGCTGATGAGCTCTTCTACAAAGGCAAGCTCCTCCCTCTCCACCTCCCTCCCAGGCTCCAGATGGTCCAAACCCTCATCCAAGGCCAAGACCCATGTGAGGAGAAATTCCCCATTCTGCCATCATCAGCCTCAGCTCCTTCAACAAGAACAAGCACCCCACTGGGCTCCTGCAACATCTCCCCTGCCCAGTCTTGCAGGGTCAGCTGTGAGCTGAGCCCATCAGATgttgatgacgatgacgatagCTTCTTCTTTGAGTGGTCCAATGAGGTCAGAGGCTTCATCAATCACGAACACCCAAAGAAGCGCAACCCTGGTAATTGGTCCAAGAAGCTGAAGCAGATCAGGCAGTCCTCCCTCTGCCAAAGGATCAGAACCTCTTCCAGGGCATTCCTCAGGTCCCTGTTCAGCAAGTCTGGGTGCTCAGATGAGTCTAGTGCTAAAGCCTCAGTGGTTGCATGCAATGCAGAAACAGAGAAGctcggcagagagagagaactctGCAGCAAGTACATGAGAGtagagaacaagaagaagaagaagaaaagcaaccTCTTCGGAGAGAATTGCATCAATGATGGGTTCAAGATGAAATTAGCATCGGCCATAATGAAGGATATCGAGGGGGAGTATGCCGAGAGCAACGGTTTTATCCATAGGAAGTCATTTTCGGGTGCGATTCAACGGCATCCGGGGACCAAGTGCACATCCTCTTccagctcttcttcttcttcttcatcttcttcgtcttcgtcgTCTTTTTCGTTTAATTTGAATGGGGTGAACGAGTTTCAGCTGCTGAAAAGGAGCAGCAGCGCGAATTCGGAGCTGGAGAGTTGGATTGAAGGAGCGATTGCTCACTGCAAACAGTCTCAACACACGTTCGTTTAG